ATGGTCTGCGCCTTCGAGGTGCTCGAGCACATCGACGACGACAAGGCCGCGCTGGCCGAGTGGGTCACCCACGTGCGACCCGGCGGGCAGCTGGTGCTCTCGGTGCCGGCCTTCCAGGAGCGGTTCGGTCCGATGGACAAGCATGCCGGCCACTTCCGCCGCTACAGCCCCGCCGAGCTCACCGCCCGGCTCGAGGAGGCCGGTCTGGGCGACGTCGACATCACCGTCTACGGCTGGCCCCTCGGCTACGCCCTGGAGGCGGTGCGCAACCGCATCGACGCCAAGAAGCTGGAGAAGGTGGGCGACCTCACACCCGAGGAGCTGACCCGCGCGACCGGACGTACGTTCCAGCCCAGCGGTCGCGTCAAGGGCGCCGCCATCGCCGTCGCGACCAGCCCGTTCATGGCCCTGCAGCGGCTGCGCACCGACACCGGCACCGGTCTCGTCGCCGTCGCGACCAGGCGCGGCTGAGGCGTGGATCGGAACACGAGAGACAACAAGAGAGACAACTTGGACGACCTTCCGCGTGCGCTACCGTCGCCCGGCGGCGAATCCTCATAGGTTTCGGCTTGTGCCCTCCCCTGTTGTGACTGCATCCGACCGGTGGCGCTCGGGCGCCGTGGTGGCGCTGCTCGTCGTCTTCGTCGCGGTGACCTTCGGCCCCGCGCTGGTGGGCCACGGGATGCTGCTCGACACCGGCTGGCTGCACGCGATGATGCCGTACGCCGCCAGCGGCCCGATCCCCGACGGCAC
The sequence above is drawn from the Nocardioides albertanoniae genome and encodes:
- a CDS encoding class I SAM-dependent methyltransferase, producing MPLTPADRPLPPLAPRAWLRYDVVSRIIDRLSPATALEIGCGQGAFGARLATRADYLGVEPDAGSFEVAYERITCLGGTVLNAMSSELDPGTTYDMVCAFEVLEHIDDDKAALAEWVTHVRPGGQLVLSVPAFQERFGPMDKHAGHFRRYSPAELTARLEEAGLGDVDITVYGWPLGYALEAVRNRIDAKKLEKVGDLTPEELTRATGRTFQPSGRVKGAAIAVATSPFMALQRLRTDTGTGLVAVATRRG